From Rhodoferax sp. AJA081-3, the proteins below share one genomic window:
- a CDS encoding bifunctional 2-polyprenyl-6-hydroxyphenol methylase/3-demethylubiquinol 3-O-methyltransferase UbiG: MKLSQPTPLASESPRQDRPTAVKDASQQALQDAMEGLYDHYFACQDYQKRYPSPNATTLNFLFAHGAGTARQILDFGCGNGRYALALLQRTQATVTGYDISLAAIDAFQGLLNNTQFGQRARLLTGPLDVLERCEKFDMVLMLFGVLSHVGGQAARHEVLHRLRALMQPQGQLVLTVPSVWRRRPLDWCSAVLSRATGRAQGVQAESGNIEFTRVLAGTPHTFFYHLYSTQSLRRELRSCGFEVVAMDAESVLPEWLVTQNQTLGRADAAVSRFLPAGLGYGIRVVARPV; the protein is encoded by the coding sequence ATGAAACTGTCGCAGCCTACCCCATTGGCGAGTGAGTCACCGCGGCAGGACCGGCCAACAGCTGTTAAAGATGCCTCGCAGCAGGCGCTGCAGGATGCCATGGAGGGCTTGTACGACCATTATTTTGCCTGCCAGGATTACCAGAAGCGTTACCCCTCGCCCAACGCCACGACGCTGAACTTCCTGTTTGCACATGGGGCTGGCACCGCCCGGCAGATACTGGATTTTGGATGCGGCAATGGCCGTTATGCCCTGGCCTTGCTGCAGCGCACCCAGGCCACGGTGACGGGTTACGACATTTCGCTGGCCGCTATCGACGCCTTCCAGGGCCTGCTCAACAACACCCAATTCGGGCAACGGGCACGGTTGCTCACGGGGCCCCTGGACGTGCTGGAGCGTTGTGAAAAGTTCGACATGGTTCTGATGTTGTTTGGTGTGCTGAGCCATGTGGGTGGGCAGGCCGCACGCCACGAGGTCTTGCACCGCCTGCGGGCCTTGATGCAGCCGCAGGGGCAATTGGTGCTCACCGTGCCCTCGGTATGGCGCAGGCGCCCCTTGGATTGGTGCTCCGCAGTGCTCAGCCGCGCCACCGGGCGTGCACAGGGTGTGCAGGCCGAGTCGGGCAATATCGAATTCACCCGCGTATTGGCCGGTACCCCCCATACTTTTTTTTACCACCTGTACTCGACCCAGAGCCTGCGGCGCGAGTTGCGCAGCTGCGGGTTTGAAGTGGTGGCGATGGATGCAGAAAGTGTGCTGCCCGAATGGCTGGTCACACAAAACCAAACCCTGGGCCGTGCAGATGCTGCAGTCTCGCGGTTTTTGCCCGCCGGGTTGGGGTATGGCATCCGTGTTGTGGCGAGGCCGGTATGA
- a CDS encoding magnesium transporter CorA family protein, whose protein sequence is MRIFHIQTNGISETQDLAALTAAGMPAQGFVWVACARREFEVTQAQVQTMLQTLCGQQLVDLHISDLINNQLPSHYDYTSQYDVLVFRRLAAGNRPTADMAEPGNPVAHGHTRSGPPILRRIDTSPVGFAVFDRVLLTVHPTDCAVRDAYASKLLQAASAESRAAGARLPTSPADLMLRVINQMVDGFLELRRELTHQLDHWQTELLNPRTRFTNWGALLDARLTLHYLDEVCEDQRAALQDWIEAVKTWPDADTAAGQRERDLLQVRSRDVLEHIERVVHHVRRLEQSVETAVQMHFSVQGSRTNDIMRTLTALTAVFLPLNLITGFFGMNFDALPLIHKESGAWIATGFMALVALTLVAVFWRKRYLARSGR, encoded by the coding sequence ATGCGCATTTTTCACATCCAAACAAACGGCATCTCCGAGACACAGGACCTGGCCGCACTGACGGCTGCCGGCATGCCTGCGCAGGGCTTTGTGTGGGTGGCCTGCGCGCGGCGCGAGTTTGAAGTCACCCAGGCCCAGGTGCAAACCATGCTGCAGACCCTGTGCGGCCAGCAGCTGGTGGATTTGCACATCTCGGACCTGATCAACAACCAGCTGCCATCCCACTACGACTACACCTCGCAGTACGACGTGCTGGTGTTCCGCCGCCTGGCGGCAGGCAACCGGCCCACGGCGGACATGGCAGAGCCCGGCAACCCCGTGGCACACGGGCACACACGCAGCGGGCCACCCATTCTGCGGCGCATCGACACCAGCCCGGTCGGGTTTGCCGTGTTTGACCGCGTGTTGCTCACCGTGCACCCCACCGACTGCGCGGTGCGTGATGCCTATGCCAGCAAGCTACTGCAGGCCGCCAGTGCCGAGTCGCGCGCCGCCGGTGCCCGCCTGCCCACCAGCCCGGCCGACCTGATGCTGCGGGTCATCAACCAGATGGTGGACGGTTTTCTGGAACTGCGCCGCGAGCTCACCCACCAGCTGGACCACTGGCAAACCGAGCTGCTGAACCCTAGGACCCGCTTCACCAACTGGGGCGCACTGCTGGACGCCCGCCTGACCCTGCACTACCTGGACGAGGTATGTGAAGACCAGCGCGCCGCGCTGCAAGACTGGATCGAAGCCGTTAAAACCTGGCCCGATGCCGACACCGCTGCCGGCCAACGTGAGCGCGACCTGCTGCAGGTGCGCAGCCGCGACGTGCTAGAGCATATTGAGCGTGTGGTGCACCACGTGCGCCGCCTGGAGCAAAGTGTAGAGACCGCGGTGCAAATGCACTTCAGCGTGCAGGGCAGCCGCACCAACGACATCATGCGCACGTTGACAGCATTGACCGCCGTGTTTCTGCCGCTGAACCTGATCACCGGTTTTTTTGGCATGAACTTCGATGCCCTCCCGCTGATCCACAAGGAAAGCGGCGCCTGGATCGCGACGGG
- the hemB gene encoding porphobilinogen synthase, producing the protein MTTFSPYPHGRPRRLRRDTFTRNLVRENTLSPHDLIYPVFVVDGQGQRVPITSMPGVERLSLDLLLPVAEECVKLGIPVMALFPVVDQSLKDYQGSEALNPDGLIPRVVRALKKEFPQLGLMTDVALDPFTNHGQDGLPDTRPEENGYILNDETVAVLVQQALTQAEAGTDIIAPSDMMDGRIGAIRAALEAKGHIHTRIMAYSAKYASAFYGPFRDALGSASNLGKSNKKVYQMDPGNSDEALREVAMDIAEGADMVMVKPGMPYLDVVRRVKDEFRVPTFAYQVSGEYAMLKAAAQNGWLDGEAVMMESLLAFKRAGADGVLTYFARDAARLLQKQ; encoded by the coding sequence ATGACCACTTTTTCTCCCTATCCCCACGGCCGCCCGCGCCGCTTGCGCCGTGACACCTTCACGCGCAACCTGGTGCGCGAAAACACCCTCAGCCCCCACGACCTGATCTACCCGGTGTTTGTAGTGGACGGCCAAGGCCAGCGTGTGCCCATAACCTCCATGCCCGGTGTGGAACGCCTGAGCCTGGACCTGCTGCTGCCCGTGGCCGAAGAGTGTGTGAAGCTGGGCATACCGGTGATGGCGCTGTTCCCCGTGGTCGACCAATCGCTCAAGGACTACCAGGGCTCCGAGGCGCTGAACCCCGATGGCCTGATACCCCGTGTGGTGCGTGCCCTGAAGAAAGAGTTTCCCCAACTGGGCCTGATGACCGACGTGGCGCTAGACCCCTTTACCAACCACGGCCAGGACGGCCTGCCGGACACCCGCCCCGAGGAAAACGGCTACATCTTGAATGACGAAACCGTGGCCGTGCTGGTGCAACAGGCCCTGACCCAGGCCGAAGCCGGTACCGACATCATCGCCCCCAGCGACATGATGGACGGACGCATCGGCGCCATCCGCGCTGCGCTGGAGGCCAAGGGCCACATCCACACCCGCATCATGGCCTACAGCGCCAAATACGCCAGTGCTTTCTACGGCCCTTTCCGCGACGCGCTGGGCTCGGCAAGCAACCTGGGCAAAAGCAACAAAAAGGTCTACCAGATGGACCCCGGCAACAGTGACGAGGCCCTGCGCGAAGTGGCCATGGACATTGCCGAAGGCGCCGACATGGTCATGGTCAAACCCGGCATGCCCTACCTGGACGTGGTGCGCCGTGTGAAAGATGAATTCCGCGTGCCCACCTTCGCCTACCAGGTGAGTGGTGAATACGCCATGCTCAAGGCCGCCGCACAGAACGGCTGGCTGGACGGTGAGGCGGTAATGATGGAGAGCTTGCTGGCCTTCAAGCGCGCGGGGGCTGACGGTGTGTTGACCTACTTTGCGCGGGACGCCGCCCGTTTACTACAAAAACAATAG
- a CDS encoding polar amino acid ABC transporter permease yields MNAQETTVLQELWVWTPFLLSGFAINILIGITAMVIGTGLGWCLALLRLSTRPRVARFSLLITEFTRNIPTMVFQFYLVFMLPSTFKIPGTSITLGFPVWLVAALALAIAVVGFTSDNLTKALRDWRRGDHGVAFLFIPSWTSYMLIIVIASSTASIIGVSELVSRCNTVVNATGRTSLMLPVYLYACALFFLFCYPLTQLMRKVHTRLAARMQTS; encoded by the coding sequence ATGAACGCCCAGGAGACCACCGTGCTGCAGGAGCTGTGGGTCTGGACCCCCTTCCTGCTCAGCGGCTTTGCCATCAATATCCTGATCGGTATCACGGCCATGGTGATCGGCACCGGCCTGGGCTGGTGCCTGGCGCTGCTGCGCCTGTCGACCCGTCCCCGCGTGGCCCGGTTCAGCCTGTTGATCACCGAGTTCACGCGCAACATCCCGACCATGGTGTTCCAGTTCTATCTGGTGTTCATGCTGCCCAGCACGTTCAAGATACCCGGCACCTCCATCACGCTGGGTTTTCCGGTCTGGCTGGTTGCGGCACTGGCGCTGGCCATTGCCGTAGTGGGCTTTACCTCGGACAACCTGACCAAGGCGCTGCGCGACTGGCGCCGGGGTGACCACGGCGTGGCATTCCTGTTCATTCCCAGCTGGACCAGCTACATGCTGATCATCGTGATTGCGTCCAGTACTGCGTCCATTATTGGGGTGAGTGAACTGGTGAGCCGGTGCAATACGGTGGTGAATGCAACGGGGCGCACCAGTTTGATGCTGCCCGTATATTTGTACGCCTGTGCCTTGTTTTTCCTGTTTTGTTACCCGTTGACCCAGTTGATGCGCAAGGTGCACACCCGGTTGGCGGCGCGCATGCAAACTTCTTGA
- a CDS encoding transporter substrate-binding domain-containing protein, translating into MKVCWSPWLIALCLLCLQSVQGVHAGEPAVKPSERLALIKQRGALIVGVKTDYAPFGTLNPAGQPEGLEHDLAADVARRLGVSLTKVSVTGANRLQRLEEGVVDVVIATTGDTVERRKIATMVEPNYYASGVTLFMRPDQSIADWAATRGQKICATQGSYFNRAMAERFLLDLQMFNNARDAKLAVKDRRCVGYLFDNTAIQGDLLLPEWAGYKAPLPPQLVTPWAVAISRREQGTEFEHFLGDTLAEWHRTGFLIERERAWRLPPSQFLADMRTLWTSVGSDGQPVCARDADGRWPAACRNRIFLNSTDASGLRRLGLWWKEQTGMDLSFVYDSYDRSRFLLGLATTVVLMVSCVLGSILVGVVGAVVIEARIPVLTRVTRWFCNVGRMTPPLLVIYVFVFGLSSALMHAVGIAVEPMVVVVLCLSVYAGSSVMVAFLEATKVVRVRESGYRLRLGNFKQVLPLASPSATAALINVSKATMMASAVAVPELLSVVTSIMAENGNVAVMMNTLLLSFFVLIFCATRLLGWVDHKLRGGAP; encoded by the coding sequence ATGAAGGTCTGCTGGTCCCCATGGCTCATCGCCCTGTGCCTCTTGTGTCTGCAAAGTGTGCAAGGGGTGCATGCGGGTGAACCGGCGGTCAAGCCCAGCGAGCGGCTGGCGTTGATCAAACAACGGGGCGCGTTGATCGTAGGCGTCAAGACCGACTACGCACCCTTCGGCACGCTCAACCCCGCCGGCCAGCCCGAAGGTCTGGAGCACGACCTGGCGGCCGATGTGGCCCGGCGCCTGGGGGTCAGCCTGACCAAGGTATCGGTGACCGGTGCCAACCGCCTGCAAAGGCTGGAAGAGGGTGTGGTGGATGTGGTGATCGCCACCACCGGCGACACCGTGGAGCGGCGCAAGATCGCCACCATGGTGGAGCCCAACTACTACGCGTCGGGTGTCACACTCTTTATGCGGCCCGACCAGTCCATCGCTGACTGGGCGGCCACGCGGGGCCAAAAAATCTGCGCCACACAGGGCAGTTATTTCAACCGGGCCATGGCAGAGCGCTTTCTGCTGGACCTGCAGATGTTCAACAACGCCCGCGACGCCAAACTGGCCGTGAAAGACCGGCGCTGCGTGGGTTACCTGTTTGACAACACGGCCATACAGGGCGATCTGTTGCTGCCCGAATGGGCGGGCTACAAGGCGCCGTTACCACCACAACTGGTAACACCCTGGGCGGTGGCGATATCCCGCCGTGAGCAGGGTACCGAGTTCGAACACTTTCTGGGTGACACCCTGGCCGAGTGGCACCGCACCGGGTTCCTGATCGAGCGTGAGCGGGCCTGGCGCCTGCCGCCCTCGCAGTTTCTGGCCGATATGCGTACCTTGTGGACCTCGGTAGGGTCGGACGGCCAGCCCGTGTGTGCGCGGGATGCCGACGGGCGTTGGCCCGCTGCCTGCCGCAACCGCATCTTCCTCAACTCCACCGATGCATCGGGTCTGCGCCGCCTGGGCCTCTGGTGGAAAGAGCAGACCGGCATGGACCTGAGTTTTGTGTATGACAGCTACGACAGAAGCCGCTTTCTGCTGGGGCTGGCGACCACGGTGGTGCTGATGGTGTCGTGTGTGCTGGGCAGCATACTGGTGGGGGTTGTGGGCGCAGTGGTCATAGAGGCGCGGATCCCCGTACTGACCCGCGTGACGCGCTGGTTTTGCAACGTAGGCCGCATGACGCCGCCGCTGCTGGTGATCTACGTGTTTGTGTTTGGCCTGAGTTCGGCACTGATGCACGCGGTCGGCATTGCCGTGGAGCCCATGGTGGTGGTGGTGCTGTGCCTGAGTGTCTATGCGGGCTCCAGCGTCATGGTGGCGTTTCTGGAGGCCACCAAGGTGGTGCGCGTCCGTGAGTCCGGCTACCGCCTACGGCTGGGTAATTTCAAACAGGTGTTGCCGCTGGCCAGCCCGTCCGCCACAGCGGCGCTGATCAATGTGTCCAAGGCGACCATGATGGCCTCGGCCGTTGCGGTGCCGGAGCTGCTGTCGGTGGTGACCAGCATCATGGCGGAAAACGGCAACGTGGCCGTGATGATGAACACACTGTTGCTGTCATTCTTTGTGCTGATCTTCTGCGCCACCCGTTTGCTGGGTTGGGTCGACCACAAGCTGCGCGGGGGTGCACCATGA